The candidate division WOR-3 bacterium genome segment CAATTTTAAGTATGGCAGATAAATTGGATAATATTATTGGTGCCTTTATTGCAAATGCGACTCCCAGTGGTTCCTATGACCCTTTAGGTTTACGACGCCAAGCAATAGCGTTTTATTTAATCTGCCTAAATAAAAAATTTGATATTGATTTAGAACCAATCATCGAATTAGGCTATAACTATTTTGGTTTACCGGAAAACTTAAGTTTAATCACAAGTATCAAAGATTTTCTTAAAGACCGATTAAAAGCAGTTTTACTTGACCAGAATATCCGTTATGATATTTGTAATGCGGTTTTAGCAGTATGTAACCTTAAACCACAGGATGCCTATGAACGATGTCTTGCCCTAACTGAGTTAAGCGAACAAAAAGATTTTGAATCATTAGTAATCGGTCAGAAGCGTGTAAGTAATATACTTAAAAATATTAAAGAACTTGATTTATCCGGTTTATCCCCAACCGCAATAAATGAGTTATTATTAATTGAACCAGCCGAAAAGATTTTATATCAAAAAACTAAAGAAATTGAACCCAATTTAAGAGTTTCAGTAAAAGAGCATAATTATAAAAAAGCCTTTGAAATTCTTTTATCGCTTAGACCTGCCATTGATAATTTGTTTGATAATGTTTTAGTAATGACGGAAGATGAATCTTTGCGAATCAATCGCTTACAATTAGTTCAAAAAGTGCGTGCACTTTTCTTGGAGGTTGCGGATTTATCAGAAATTGTTATTAACAAATCGTAGGTTCTTTTAATGTCAATTCAACAAGTTTGATGTTACTTTTTTTGATTCACCAGTTTTACTAATGGGATTCGATATTAATAAATTTTATTGGCATAATAGAATTATGATTTTGGGTTAAGTCCATTTTGGCTGTGTCAAGGAAAAGAGTTTCTTATCTAATTTTTTTGCTAATAATTATTGCTGGAGTCTTTTTTTTCTTCAAAAGAAGACCTACACCAAAACTACCTAAACCATCAACTCCGCTATTGGAGCAAAAAATTACTCTCAAAATTAGAGACAAAGAGATTAAGGTCGAATTAGCCGATACGCCCGAAAAACGAGCATTAGGTCTGATGTTTCGGCAAAGTTTAGAGGAAGACTCAGGTATGTTATTTGTCTTTGAACGAGAAGGCATTTATCCTTTCTGGATGAAAAACACTAAAATCCCGCTGAGTATTGCCTATATTGATAAAAATAATGTCATTATTGATATTTTGGAAATGGTCCCCAATCAAGAGGTCATACGCTATTCACCATCAATTCCTTTTATTGCGGCTTTGGAAATGAATCAAGGCTGGTTTTTACGAAATGGGATTAATATTGGAGATACAGTGTATGGAATCCCCTAAGTTAAATTCAAAATTCAAAATTCAAAATTCAACGATAAAGTTATTTTCGCCGGCTAAGATAAACATCGGATTAATTATTAAAGAGAAACTTACTTCTGGATATCATAAAATAGAGACAATTTTAGCACCTATAAAGTTATTTGATACGATAATTATCAAACGAGCGAATCAGGGACTTAAATTTACTACCAATAAAGTTAAGAATTTACCTTCTGGTAGCGATAATTTAGTGGTTAAAGCGGCTGAATTGTTTTTCCAGGAACTTAAGATTAAACCTTGTGTAGAGATTTTTCTAAAAAAAAGCATTCCGCTCGGCGCGGGTTTAGGTGGTGGTTCAAGCAATGCTGGAACAGTCCTTTTAGGTTTAAATCAACTATTTCAAAAACCTCTAACTATGAACATTCTTTATCAAATCGCTTGTCAAATTGGAATGGATGTACCATTTTTTTTATATCAGACACCATCTTATGCAACTGGCCGAGGAGAAATCTTAACACCGATTAAAATTCCTAAATTTAATATCGTACTGTATATTCCCGAATATTTTATTTCAACTCGCTGGGCATATCAGCAAATTGATGAGATGGGGTTGACAGAAGGCAATTTTTCCCTTAAGATTCTTAGTAAGAAACTAAGCCAAAGTAATTGGCAAGAAATTAGCAAGTACACTGTAAACACCTTTGAAAAGGTTGTTTTTCCTAAATATAATGATTTACTGGTTATGAAAACACGAATGTTATTTTGTGGTGCCAGGATTGTAAGTTTATCAGGCAGTGGTAGCGCGATTTATGGTATCGTTCCCAAAGATAGGATTGCGGAATTTTACACTAAGGCTAAAAGACTTAAATTAAAATTGTTATATACGGAAACACTGTGAAATTAAAATTGGGGCGTCGTCTAGCTGGCAGGACCCAGGATTTTGGATCCTGTTGGGAAGGTTCGAATCCTTCCGCCCCAGTGAAATTATCTAAAACTATAAATTAGTAAAAGCAAGTGAAACTTTTCAGGAATCTTATTTTAATTTTTGAAATATAACTATATGTTCCCAGCAAACCAAAAGATGAAAGTTTTTTCGGGTCGAGCAAATCGACCATTAGCCGAAAAGATATGTCAACATTTAGAAATTAAGTTAGGCCAGGCCAGTATTAGCAATTTTTCTGATGGGGAGATTAAAATTAACATTGAAGAGAATGTGCGGGGTGTGGATGTATTTGTTGTCCAACCAACACATCCTCCGGCAGAGAATCTTTTAGAATTATTGTTAATGTTAGATGCCTTTAAGCGGGCATCTGCTGAAAGGATTACCGCAGTAATACCATATTATGGTTATGGTCGTCAGGACCGCAAAGACGAACCACGCGTTCCGATTTCCGCGAAATTAATTGCCGATTTAATCGTATCAGCCGGAGCCTCAAGGGTCCTAACAATGGATTTACATGCTGAACAAATCCAAGGGTTTTTTAATATTCCAGTTGACCATCTTTATGCAACACCAGTTTTAGTAGAGAATTTTAGCAAATATGATTTATCTAATTTGGTGGTTGTGGCTCCCGATACCGGCAGAGCAAATCGCGCCCGTGGTTTTGCGAAACGATTAGGCGATAAAATTCCCATGGCAATTATTGATAAACGTCGACCAGCACCAAATCAAGCCGAAGTTGTGATGGTTATCGGTGAAGTCGAAAATAAAGATGTGCTACTTTTTGACGATATTATTGATACTGGTAATACTTTGATTGTAGCGGCCGAAGCCCTAAAAAAGCAAGGTGCCCGAAAAATAATGGCTTGTGCAACTCATCCAGTATTTTTGAATGATGCAGTTTCAAGATTAGAAAGTTCTAATATCGCTGAGATTACGATAACCGATACAATTCAGTTGCCAAGAGAAAAGATGAGCAAAAAAATTAATATTCTTTCTGTCTCAAAACTGCTTGCTGAGACAGTTTTGAGAATCCATAAAGGTGAGTCTGTCAGTTCATTATTCATCTAAAACAGAAAAATGTGTGGATTTTTCAAATATACGATAGGCACAAAATCAAATTACACAATATTTTTGCCACTAAGAGTTTTATTAATTCGCATTGGCGTTTTAGCCGATGGCGATTAAGGATAATTTAATTAGATTTGCTGTTGGAGGCAAAATATGGAATACAGTCTAAAAGCAGAAGAAAGAAAAGCCATTGGTACCTCAGCCAGTAAGAAACTTAGACGCCAGGGTTTAATTCCCGGCGTCATCTATGGTCATCGTGATAATCCCTTAAGTATCGTTGTTGCCGAGCGTGAATTTTCTACCCTATTAGAAAAAATCAAAGGGCATAGTCCGATTATTAATTTATCAATCGGTGAAATGACAATAAAGACTGTTCTGAAGTCTTTACAGCGAGAACCAATTTCGAAAAGACTGTTATCTGTTGACTTTCAGCGCATTCACGCAAAAGAAAAAATTACTTTAAAAATTCCGGTAATATTAAAGGGAAGTGCAATTGGCGTAAAAATGGGCGGAATTTTAGACCATCCGCTGCGAGCCATTCCTATAAAATGTGAAATTGAAAAAGTTCCTGAGCATATCGAAATTGATATTAGCGATTTGAAATTAGGCCACTCAATCCATATCGCGGATTTAAAGATTGAAGGTGTTGAATTTATGTTGCCACCGGATACACCCATCGTTTCGGTATTAACGCCACGAAAACTCGTTGAAGAGGCAGTTGCGGTAACCGAAGAAATTAAAGAACCTGAAGTGATAACGGAAAAGAAGAAAGAAGAAGTTGAGACGGCGGAAGCAGAAACCGGTGGG includes the following:
- a CDS encoding ribose-phosphate pyrophosphokinase, which produces MKVFSGRANRPLAEKICQHLEIKLGQASISNFSDGEIKINIEENVRGVDVFVVQPTHPPAENLLELLLMLDAFKRASAERITAVIPYYGYGRQDRKDEPRVPISAKLIADLIVSAGASRVLTMDLHAEQIQGFFNIPVDHLYATPVLVENFSKYDLSNLVVVAPDTGRANRARGFAKRLGDKIPMAIIDKRRPAPNQAEVVMVIGEVENKDVLLFDDIIDTGNTLIVAAEALKKQGARKIMACATHPVFLNDAVSRLESSNIAEITITDTIQLPREKMSKKINILSVSKLLAETVLRIHKGESVSSLFI
- the ispE gene encoding 4-(cytidine 5'-diphospho)-2-C-methyl-D-erythritol kinase, with product MESPKLNSKFKIQNSTIKLFSPAKINIGLIIKEKLTSGYHKIETILAPIKLFDTIIIKRANQGLKFTTNKVKNLPSGSDNLVVKAAELFFQELKIKPCVEIFLKKSIPLGAGLGGGSSNAGTVLLGLNQLFQKPLTMNILYQIACQIGMDVPFFLYQTPSYATGRGEILTPIKIPKFNIVLYIPEYFISTRWAYQQIDEMGLTEGNFSLKILSKKLSQSNWQEISKYTVNTFEKVVFPKYNDLLVMKTRMLFCGARIVSLSGSGSAIYGIVPKDRIAEFYTKAKRLKLKLLYTETL
- a CDS encoding 50S ribosomal protein L25; translation: MEYSLKAEERKAIGTSASKKLRRQGLIPGVIYGHRDNPLSIVVAEREFSTLLEKIKGHSPIINLSIGEMTIKTVLKSLQREPISKRLLSVDFQRIHAKEKITLKIPVILKGSAIGVKMGGILDHPLRAIPIKCEIEKVPEHIEIDISDLKLGHSIHIADLKIEGVEFMLPPDTPIVSVLTPRKLVEEAVAVTEEIKEPEVITEKKKEEVETAEAETGGKKKSTAESTKTSTTETKK
- a CDS encoding DUF192 domain-containing protein → MLIIIAGVFFFFKRRPTPKLPKPSTPLLEQKITLKIRDKEIKVELADTPEKRALGLMFRQSLEEDSGMLFVFEREGIYPFWMKNTKIPLSIAYIDKNNVIIDILEMVPNQEVIRYSPSIPFIAALEMNQGWFLRNGINIGDTVYGIP